A single genomic interval of Oryza sativa Japonica Group chromosome 7, ASM3414082v1 harbors:
- the LOC4343445 gene encoding protein translation factor SUI1 homolog codes for MSDLDIQIPTAFDPFAEANAGDSGAAAGSKDYVHVRIQQRNGRKSLTTVQGLKKEFSYNKILKDLKKEFCCNGTVVQDPELGQVIQLQGDQRKNVSNFLVQAGIVKKEHIKIHGF; via the exons ATGTCTGATCTCGACATTCAGATCCCAACTGCCTTCG ATCCCTTTGCTGAGGCCAATGCTGGAGACTCTGGTGCGGCTGCAGGATCAAAGGACTACGTTCATGTACGCATCCAGCAGCGTAATGGCCGTAAGAGCCTGACCACTGTCCAGGGATTGAAGAAGGAATTCAGCTACAACAAGATCCTCAAAGATCTCAAGAAAGAGTTTTGCTGCAATGGTACTGTTGTCCAGGACCCAGAGCTTGGCCAG GTCATTCAACTTCAGGGTGATCAGAGGAAAAACGTATCAAATTTTCTTGTTCAG GCCGGCATTGTGAAGAAGGAACACATCAAGATTCATGGTTTCTGA